Proteins encoded in a region of the Pseudomonas viciae genome:
- a CDS encoding ATPase domain-containing protein produces MSTKVTINRLATGVPGLDEVLGGGLPEFSFNLIAGPPGCGKTTLAHQMMFALATPERPALFFTVLGEPPLKMLRYQQQFDFFDSEAINQSIRYVNLADDTLAGDLDEVLRRIVSEVEAHSPALVFVDSFRSVVLASQTQDNPNNNLPQFVQQLGMLMTTWQATTFLIGEYFTETDTNPIFTVADGLIWLRQSVQRNSMVRKMEIMKMRGQPTLPGLHTFRIAASGIKVFAPAPFNPSETSMEFPIKRLAMGVPQLDDMLGGGLPRGYSLLVAGPSGSGKSILAASFLAEGARNGETGVIAVFEQRPNHSQNATLTHLIQCGKVGLVDSRAPDLSIDEIVHLLLGEIARLKATRVVIDSLSGFELALAPTFREDFRESLSRMVTALTSAGVTVLLTSELEDRYTDLRFSPYGTAFLTDAIIVQRYIEVQSRLLRIMAVVKVRASAHSDELRLYRIDDNGLQIGEMLPDQEGLLGGRPTLRRSGHGAG; encoded by the coding sequence ATGAGCACCAAAGTGACTATCAACCGCTTGGCCACCGGCGTGCCAGGACTGGACGAGGTCTTGGGCGGAGGGTTGCCGGAGTTTTCGTTCAACCTGATCGCCGGCCCCCCCGGTTGCGGCAAGACCACCCTCGCGCACCAGATGATGTTTGCCCTGGCGACCCCAGAGCGTCCCGCGCTGTTTTTTACTGTGTTGGGCGAGCCGCCGCTGAAGATGCTGCGTTATCAACAGCAGTTCGACTTCTTTGACAGCGAGGCGATCAATCAATCGATCCGCTACGTCAACCTGGCTGACGACACCCTGGCCGGGGATCTGGACGAAGTGCTGCGACGCATTGTCAGCGAGGTGGAGGCTCACTCCCCGGCGCTGGTGTTCGTTGACTCGTTCCGTTCGGTGGTGCTGGCCAGCCAGACCCAGGACAACCCCAATAACAACTTGCCGCAGTTCGTCCAGCAGTTGGGCATGCTGATGACCACCTGGCAGGCCACGACGTTTTTGATCGGCGAATATTTCACCGAAACCGATACCAACCCGATTTTCACCGTCGCCGATGGGCTGATCTGGCTGCGCCAGAGCGTTCAGCGCAACTCCATGGTGCGCAAGATGGAAATCATGAAGATGCGCGGCCAGCCGACGCTGCCGGGCCTGCACACCTTCCGTATCGCCGCGTCAGGAATCAAGGTATTTGCCCCCGCTCCCTTCAACCCGAGCGAAACGTCGATGGAATTTCCCATCAAGCGCCTGGCAATGGGTGTACCGCAGCTCGATGACATGCTCGGCGGTGGCCTGCCGCGCGGGTATTCCTTGTTAGTGGCGGGCCCGTCCGGTTCGGGTAAAAGCATTCTGGCGGCGTCCTTTCTCGCCGAAGGCGCGCGCAACGGTGAGACCGGTGTGATCGCGGTGTTTGAACAGCGTCCCAATCACTCCCAGAACGCCACGCTCACCCACTTGATTCAATGTGGAAAAGTCGGGCTGGTGGATAGCCGCGCGCCGGACCTGTCCATCGACGAAATCGTGCACTTGCTGCTGGGCGAGATCGCCCGCCTGAAAGCGACCCGGGTGGTCATTGATTCGCTGTCGGGCTTCGAACTGGCGCTGGCGCCGACCTTTCGCGAGGACTTTCGCGAGTCGCTGTCGCGCATGGTCACGGCGTTGACCAGCGCCGGTGTCACGGTATTGCTGACTTCGGAGCTGGAGGACCGCTACACCGATCTGCGTTTCAGTCCTTACGGCACAGCGTTTCTCACCGACGCCATCATCGTTCAGCGCTACATTGAAGTGCAGAGCCGTTTATTGCGCATCATGGCCGTGGTCAAGGTGCGGGCCAGTGCCCACTCCGATGAGCTACGCCTTTATCGCATCGACGACAACGGTTTACAGATCGGCGAAATGTTGCCGGATCAGGAGGGGTTGCTCGGCGGCCGGCCTACCTTGCGACGTTCCGGCCACGGCGCGGGATGA
- a CDS encoding ribose-phosphate pyrophosphokinase — MSKMMVFTGNANPDLARRVVRQLHIPLGDISVGKFSDGEITAEINENVRGKDVFIIQPTCAPTNDNLMELVVMADAFRRSSATRITAVIPYFGYARQDRRPRSARVAISAKVVADMLTVVGIDRVLTVDLHADQIQGFFDIPVDNIYGSPVLVDDIEDQRFENLMIVSPDIGGVVRARAVAKSLGVDLGIIDKRREKANHSEVMHIIGDVEGRTCILVDDMVDTAGTLCHAAKALKEHGAAKVFAYCTHPVLSGRAIENIENSVLDELVVTNTIPLSAAAQACARIRQLDIAPVVAEAVRRISNEESISAMFR; from the coding sequence GTGTCCAAGATGATGGTCTTTACGGGGAACGCTAACCCCGATCTGGCTCGGCGTGTCGTACGTCAGCTGCATATCCCTCTCGGTGACATCTCTGTCGGTAAGTTCTCCGACGGCGAAATCACTGCCGAGATCAATGAAAACGTTCGCGGTAAAGACGTTTTCATTATTCAGCCGACTTGCGCTCCGACCAACGATAACCTGATGGAACTCGTCGTGATGGCTGATGCCTTTCGCCGTTCCTCGGCTACTCGTATCACTGCTGTTATTCCTTACTTTGGTTATGCCCGTCAGGATCGCCGTCCGCGTTCCGCACGTGTGGCTATCAGCGCGAAAGTCGTGGCTGACATGCTTACCGTAGTCGGCATCGATCGTGTACTCACGGTTGACTTGCATGCTGACCAGATTCAGGGCTTCTTCGATATTCCCGTGGATAACATCTACGGCTCCCCAGTCCTGGTGGATGATATTGAAGATCAGCGCTTCGAAAACCTGATGATCGTGTCCCCGGACATTGGTGGCGTCGTGCGTGCACGGGCCGTTGCCAAATCCCTGGGCGTGGATCTGGGTATCATCGACAAACGCCGTGAGAAAGCCAATCACTCCGAAGTGATGCACATCATCGGCGACGTCGAAGGGCGTACCTGTATTCTGGTCGACGACATGGTCGATACCGCCGGCACCCTGTGCCACGCGGCCAAGGCCCTGAAAGAGCATGGCGCTGCCAAGGTCTTTGCCTACTGCACACACCCTGTGTTGTCGGGTCGGGCAATCGAAAACATTGAAAATTCCGTGCTGGACGAACTGGTGGTGACCAACACCATCCCGTTGTCCGCAGCAGCACAAGCCTGTGCGCGTATCCGTCAACTGGATATCGCACCGGTTGTTGCCGAAGCGGTTCGCCGCATCAGCAATGAAGAATCGATCAGCGCGATGTTCCGCTAA
- the pth gene encoding aminoacyl-tRNA hydrolase, with protein MTAIKLIVGLGNPGAEYEQTRHNAGALFVERIAHAQGVSLAADRKYFGLTGRFSHQGQDVRLLIPTTYMNRSGQAVAALAGFFRITPEEILVAHDELDLPPGVAKLKQGGGHGGHNGLRDIIAQLGNQNTFHRLRLGIGHPGVASMVSNFVLGRAPRAEQEKLDASIDFALGVLPDILAGEWNRAMKNLHSQKA; from the coding sequence GTGACTGCCATTAAACTGATCGTTGGCCTGGGAAATCCAGGCGCCGAATACGAACAGACCCGGCATAACGCAGGGGCCCTTTTTGTTGAGCGCATCGCGCACGCACAAGGCGTCAGCCTGGCGGCCGATCGCAAATATTTCGGCCTGACCGGGCGCTTCTCGCATCAGGGTCAGGATGTTCGTCTGTTGATTCCCACCACCTACATGAACCGCAGCGGCCAGGCCGTGGCGGCATTGGCCGGTTTCTTTCGCATAACGCCTGAAGAAATCCTGGTGGCCCACGACGAACTCGACCTGCCTCCGGGCGTCGCCAAGCTCAAGCAGGGCGGCGGCCATGGCGGTCACAACGGGTTGCGCGACATCATCGCGCAACTGGGTAATCAGAATACCTTTCACCGCCTGCGGCTCGGCATCGGCCACCCGGGCGTTGCCAGTATGGTTTCAAACTTTGTCCTGGGTCGTGCGCCTCGCGCCGAACAGGAAAAACTCGATGCCAGCATCGACTTTGCCCTCGGCGTGCTGCCGGATATCCTCGCCGGGGAATGGAACCGTGCGATGAAAAACCTGCACAGCCAGAAGGCCTGA
- a CDS encoding sensor histidine kinase, which produces MDEGNGKNEQAKATVARELFLLGQKTVEARAVLAALQKELRDASTQLADKQQIEQLIEANQQLVLAILSAQSEAEKPKNTQAVEQQQLYLDMREANELLVIAALSAQHLKASAERALERQRSVLALVAHELRNPLTPISMIAGRLARVPSEELPRMQKLIESQVRHMSRLVEDLLDVSRVKTGKFRLDCQMVDIVQIIHESIDNCRPVMLSGNLHLSAELPECALSVNGDSVRLAQIFDNLLGNAAKYTPAGGTIRFSATVEVGKVEISLRDSGIGISAKALPFIFEPFVQDVHAVGFNGAGLGIGLTVVRELVESHGGTVTGRSAGDGQGSEFVVRLPLVNQTT; this is translated from the coding sequence ATGGATGAGGGCAATGGCAAGAATGAGCAAGCGAAGGCCACGGTCGCTCGCGAGCTGTTCCTGCTTGGCCAGAAAACCGTCGAGGCGCGGGCGGTGCTGGCGGCGTTGCAGAAGGAGCTGCGCGACGCCAGCACTCAACTGGCCGATAAGCAGCAGATCGAGCAGTTGATCGAGGCCAATCAGCAGTTGGTCCTGGCGATCCTGTCGGCCCAGTCCGAGGCTGAAAAGCCAAAAAACACCCAGGCGGTCGAACAACAACAGCTGTATCTGGATATGCGCGAAGCCAATGAGCTATTGGTCATCGCCGCCCTCAGCGCGCAACATCTGAAGGCCTCGGCCGAACGCGCGCTGGAGCGCCAGCGTAGCGTCCTCGCCCTGGTGGCCCATGAACTGCGTAATCCCCTGACCCCCATCAGCATGATTGCCGGCCGACTGGCACGGGTGCCCAGTGAGGAACTGCCGCGCATGCAGAAGTTGATCGAAAGCCAGGTGCGGCACATGTCTCGGTTGGTCGAAGACTTGCTCGACGTCTCTCGGGTCAAGACCGGTAAGTTTCGCCTCGATTGCCAGATGGTCGATATCGTTCAGATCATTCATGAGTCCATCGACAACTGTCGGCCGGTCATGCTCTCTGGCAACCTGCACCTCAGCGCCGAATTACCCGAGTGTGCATTATCGGTGAACGGTGACTCGGTGCGGCTCGCTCAGATTTTTGACAACTTGCTGGGCAATGCCGCCAAGTACACACCCGCTGGTGGCACGATCAGGTTTTCGGCCACGGTCGAGGTCGGCAAGGTGGAGATCAGTCTCCGCGATAGCGGCATAGGCATCTCGGCCAAGGCGCTGCCGTTCATTTTCGAGCCGTTTGTGCAGGACGTTCACGCCGTCGGTTTCAATGGCGCTGGCCTGGGCATTGGTCTGACGGTGGTACGCGAGTTGGTCGAAAGCCACGGCGGCACCGTGACCGGCAGGAGCGCGGGGGATGGCCAGGGGAGTGAGTTCGTGGTGAGGTTGCCGTTGGTGAACCAAACCACGTAA
- the ispE gene encoding 4-(cytidine 5'-diphospho)-2-C-methyl-D-erythritol kinase, with the protein MTAPRLTLPSPAKLNLMLHILGRRPDGYHELQTIFQFLDYGDEITFAVRDDGVIRLHTEFDGVPHDSNLIVKAAKKLQEQSACSLGIDIWIEKILPMGGGIGGGSSNAATTLLGLNHLWQLGWDTDRLAALGLTLGADVPVFVRGHAAFAEGVGEKLTPVDPEEPWYLVLVPQVSVSTAEIFSDPLLTRNSPPIKVRPVPKGNSRNDCLPVVARRYPDVRNALNLLGKFTEAKLTGTGSCVFGGFPSKAEADKVSALLTETLTGFVAKGSNVSMLHRKLQSLL; encoded by the coding sequence ATGACCGCTCCACGCCTGACCCTGCCCTCCCCGGCCAAGCTCAACCTGATGCTGCACATCCTCGGTCGTCGCCCGGACGGTTATCACGAGCTGCAGACGATTTTTCAGTTTCTGGACTACGGCGACGAAATCACCTTTGCCGTGCGCGACGACGGCGTGATTCGCCTGCACACCGAATTCGACGGCGTGCCCCACGACAGCAATCTGATCGTCAAGGCCGCGAAAAAACTCCAGGAACAATCCGCTTGTTCGCTGGGCATCGATATCTGGATCGAAAAAATCCTGCCCATGGGCGGCGGTATCGGTGGCGGCAGTTCGAATGCGGCGACGACTTTACTCGGGCTCAACCACCTCTGGCAGCTGGGCTGGGACACGGATCGCCTGGCTGCGCTGGGCCTGACACTAGGCGCCGACGTGCCGGTTTTCGTGCGTGGCCACGCCGCTTTTGCCGAGGGCGTCGGGGAAAAACTCACCCCGGTGGACCCCGAGGAACCCTGGTACTTGGTACTGGTGCCGCAAGTATCTGTAAGTACAGCAGAAATTTTTTCAGATCCGCTGTTGACACGTAACTCTCCTCCCATTAAAGTGCGCCCCGTTCCCAAGGGAAACAGTCGAAATGACTGCTTACCGGTGGTAGCAAGGCGTTACCCAGATGTTCGTAACGCATTGAATTTGTTAGGTAAATTTACCGAAGCAAAACTCACCGGAACTGGAAGTTGTGTGTTTGGGGGCTTCCCAAGCAAAGCTGAAGCTGATAAAGTCTCGGCCCTTCTGACAGAGACCCTTACAGGGTTTGTAGCAAAAGGAAGCAACGTTTCGATGTTGCATCGCAAGCTGCAAAGTCTGCTCTAA
- the ychF gene encoding redox-regulated ATPase YchF, with protein sequence MGFNCGIVGLPNVGKSTLFNALTKSGIAAENFPFCTIEPNTGIVPMPDPRLDALAAIVIPERVLPTTMEFVDIAGLVAGASKGEGLGNKFLANIRETDAIAHVVRCFEDENVIHVSNSVDPKRDIEIIDLELIFADLDSCEKQLQKVARNAKGGDKDAVAQKALLEQLIAHFTLGKPARSLIKNMGVDEKQIVRGFHLLTTKPVMYIANVAEDGFENNPLLDVVKAIAEEEGAIVVPVCNKIEAEIAELEDGEEKDMFLEALGLEEPGLNRVIRAGYEMLNLQTYFTAGVKEVRAWTVRVGATAPQAAAVIHTDFEKGFIRAEVIAYDDFIQYKGEAGAKEAGKWRLEGKEYIVKDGDVMHFRFNV encoded by the coding sequence ATGGGATTCAATTGCGGCATCGTCGGCCTGCCTAACGTCGGCAAGTCCACCCTGTTCAACGCCCTGACCAAATCCGGTATCGCGGCTGAGAACTTCCCCTTCTGCACCATCGAGCCGAACACCGGCATCGTGCCGATGCCCGACCCACGCCTGGACGCCCTGGCGGCCATCGTGATCCCGGAGCGCGTGCTGCCAACCACCATGGAGTTCGTCGACATCGCCGGCCTGGTAGCCGGGGCCTCGAAAGGTGAAGGCCTGGGCAACAAGTTCCTGGCCAACATTCGTGAAACCGATGCCATCGCCCACGTGGTCCGCTGCTTCGAAGACGAGAACGTGATTCACGTCTCCAACAGCGTCGACCCGAAACGCGATATCGAGATCATCGACCTGGAACTGATCTTCGCCGACCTCGACAGCTGCGAGAAGCAACTGCAAAAAGTCGCTCGCAATGCCAAGGGTGGCGACAAAGACGCCGTCGCCCAGAAAGCCCTGCTCGAGCAGTTGATCGCCCACTTCACCTTGGGCAAGCCGGCACGCAGCCTGATCAAGAACATGGGCGTCGATGAGAAGCAGATCGTTCGCGGCTTCCACCTGCTGACCACCAAGCCGGTCATGTACATTGCCAACGTTGCCGAAGATGGCTTCGAGAACAATCCACTGCTGGACGTGGTAAAAGCCATCGCCGAAGAAGAAGGCGCCATAGTGGTCCCGGTCTGCAACAAGATCGAAGCGGAAATCGCCGAGCTCGAAGACGGCGAAGAGAAGGACATGTTCCTCGAGGCCCTGGGCCTGGAAGAACCTGGCCTGAACCGCGTGATCCGCGCCGGCTATGAAATGCTCAACCTGCAGACGTACTTCACCGCTGGCGTAAAAGAAGTCCGCGCCTGGACCGTTCGCGTCGGTGCCACCGCGCCACAAGCCGCGGCCGTGATCCATACCGACTTCGAAAAAGGCTTCATCCGCGCCGAAGTCATCGCCTATGACGATTTCATCCAGTACAAGGGTGAAGCCGGCGCCAAGGAAGCCGGTAAATGGCGTCTGGAAGGCAAGGAATACATCGTCAAGGATGGCGACGTGATGCACTTCCGCTTCAACGTCTGA
- the fabV gene encoding enoyl-ACP reductase FabV, with protein MIIKPRVRGFVCVTTHPTGCEANVKSQIDYVSAQGPIADGPKNVLVIGASTGYGLAARITAAFGCGAKTLGVFFERGSDAGKLGTAGWYNTAAFHSFAESEGLYAKSINGDAFSDEIKQQTIDVIKRDFGKVDLVVYSLAAPRRTHPKTGAVLSSTLKPLDKAVTLKGVDTDKEVVKDTTLEPATQSEIDGTVAVMGGEDWQMWIDALHEAGVLADGAKTTAFTYLGEKLTHDIYWNGSIGAAKKDLDQKVLGIRERLAVLGGDARVSVLKAVVTQASSAIPIMPLYLSLLFKVMKAQGTHEGCIEQVHGLYKDSLYSQSPVMDEEGRLRADYKELAPEVQDRVKQLWDQVSTDNLYELTDFVGYKAEFLRLFGFGIEGVDYEADVDPDVKIANLVQA; from the coding sequence ATGATCATCAAACCGCGCGTTCGTGGCTTTGTCTGTGTGACGACCCACCCCACTGGCTGCGAAGCCAACGTCAAGAGTCAGATCGACTACGTTAGCGCACAAGGCCCCATCGCTGATGGGCCAAAGAACGTACTCGTGATCGGCGCATCGACCGGTTACGGCCTTGCTGCGCGGATCACCGCCGCTTTTGGTTGTGGCGCCAAGACGCTCGGTGTGTTTTTTGAACGTGGAAGTGATGCAGGCAAGCTCGGCACTGCCGGCTGGTACAACACTGCGGCCTTTCACTCGTTTGCCGAGTCCGAGGGCCTCTACGCCAAGAGCATCAACGGCGACGCTTTTTCCGATGAGATCAAACAGCAGACCATCGACGTCATCAAACGCGACTTCGGCAAGGTCGACCTCGTTGTGTACAGCCTGGCCGCGCCACGCCGCACGCACCCCAAGACTGGTGCCGTACTGAGCTCTACCCTCAAGCCACTCGACAAGGCCGTGACCTTGAAGGGTGTGGATACGGATAAAGAAGTGGTCAAGGACACCACCCTGGAGCCGGCGACCCAAAGCGAGATCGATGGCACGGTGGCCGTGATGGGCGGCGAAGACTGGCAGATGTGGATCGATGCCCTGCACGAAGCGGGTGTTCTGGCTGATGGGGCGAAAACGACTGCGTTCACCTACCTGGGCGAAAAGCTGACGCATGACATCTACTGGAATGGCTCTATTGGCGCGGCCAAGAAGGACCTGGATCAGAAAGTCCTTGGCATTCGTGAACGATTGGCTGTTCTGGGGGGCGATGCGCGGGTCTCGGTATTGAAAGCGGTGGTGACTCAGGCCAGTTCAGCGATCCCGATCATGCCGCTGTACCTGTCATTGCTGTTTAAAGTCATGAAGGCACAGGGCACGCACGAGGGTTGTATCGAACAGGTCCATGGGCTCTACAAGGACAGCTTGTACAGCCAATCTCCAGTGATGGACGAGGAAGGACGCCTGCGCGCGGACTACAAGGAGCTGGCTCCCGAAGTCCAGGACCGCGTCAAGCAGCTCTGGGATCAGGTCAGCACGGATAACCTTTATGAGCTGACTGACTTTGTCGGTTACAAAGCGGAGTTCCTGCGTCTCTTCGGCTTCGGGATCGAAGGGGTGGACTATGAGGCTGACGTCGATCCAGACGTGAAGATTGCCAATCTGGTCCAGGCATAG
- a CDS encoding DUF3592 domain-containing protein produces MANDTPSNIGKILLGLLFALIGIVLLGIAVNLTLDRREFLARAQTAEGTVSHLNAGGSHPEIAFTTGTGEKISYPQGGIIFGYRQGQTVRVHYLPERPVGSAIVDDPGALWGPAGLLGCLGLMFTLAGLAKVIRQRGHGAVHSHKGF; encoded by the coding sequence ATGGCTAACGACACCCCGTCAAACATCGGGAAGATACTGCTGGGCCTGCTGTTTGCCCTGATTGGTATCGTCCTGTTGGGCATTGCCGTCAATCTCACGCTTGACCGCCGCGAGTTTCTCGCCCGCGCACAGACCGCTGAAGGCACTGTCAGCCACTTGAATGCCGGCGGTTCCCATCCTGAGATCGCCTTCACCACCGGCACTGGCGAAAAAATCTCTTATCCCCAAGGCGGCATAATCTTCGGCTATCGGCAGGGGCAGACGGTACGCGTGCATTACTTGCCCGAGCGTCCGGTCGGCAGCGCTATCGTTGATGATCCGGGTGCGCTTTGGGGGCCTGCCGGGCTGCTGGGGTGCCTCGGCCTGATGTTTACCCTGGCTGGTCTGGCAAAAGTCATTCGTCAGCGCGGTCACGGTGCGGTTCATTCACATAAAGGATTTTGA
- a CDS encoding 50S ribosomal protein L25/general stress protein Ctc, with protein sequence MNEFTLNAEVRSDLGKGASRRLRRLASLVPAVVYGGEKAPESISMLAKEVAKLLENEAAYSHIIELNVGGTKQNVVIKALQRHPAKGHVMHADFVRVVAGQKLTAIVPVHFVGEAAPIKKGGEISHVVSEIEVTCLPKDLPEFIEVDLADAEVGTIIHLSDLKAPKGVEFVALAHGDDKAVANVHAPRVAPEATEEGAAE encoded by the coding sequence ATGAACGAATTTACCCTGAATGCTGAAGTGCGTTCCGACCTGGGGAAAGGTGCGAGCCGCCGCCTGCGTCGTCTCGCAAGCCTGGTTCCAGCTGTAGTCTACGGTGGCGAGAAAGCCCCTGAGTCCATCAGCATGCTGGCCAAAGAAGTTGCCAAGCTGCTCGAAAACGAAGCGGCTTACAGCCACATCATCGAGCTGAACGTTGGTGGCACCAAGCAAAACGTCGTGATCAAAGCCCTGCAACGTCACCCGGCCAAAGGCCACGTGATGCACGCTGACTTCGTACGCGTAGTCGCTGGCCAGAAACTGACCGCTATCGTGCCTGTGCACTTCGTTGGCGAAGCTGCTCCGATCAAGAAAGGCGGCGAAATTTCGCACGTTGTTTCGGAAATCGAAGTGACCTGCCTGCCGAAAGACCTGCCTGAATTCATCGAAGTCGACCTGGCTGACGCCGAAGTTGGCACGATCATTCACCTGTCCGACCTCAAGGCTCCTAAAGGCGTTGAGTTTGTTGCTCTGGCACACGGCGATGACAAGGCTGTTGCCAACGTCCACGCTCCACGTGTTGCTCCAGAAGCTACTGAAGAAGGCGCTGCAGAGTAA
- a CDS encoding tetratricopeptide repeat protein: protein MNRSSALLLAFALLSGCQSMAPVSTDGTPPVEDSTQAPEKTKVYGSFSEETIFSLLSAELAGQRNRFDIALDNYVTQAINTQDPGISERAFRIAEYLGADQPALDTALIWAKNAPDDLDAQRAAAVQLARAGRYDDSMMYMEKVLLGKGDTHFDFLALSAADTDQETRNGLMKSFDRLLQRHPNNGQLIFGKALLLQQDGDTQGALTLLEDNPPEAGEVAPILLRARLLQGLNRGDEALPLLEKSIKKYPDDKRLRLTYARMLVENNRMDDAKVEFSSLVQQYPEDDELRYSLALVCLEAKAWDEAKGYLEDLIARESHVDSAHLNLGRIAEERNDPETALIEYAQVGPGNDYLPAQLRQADILMSNGKTAEAQSRLAVQRDSQPDYGIQLYLIEAETLSANNQGDKAWNVLQQALKQYPDDLNLLYTRAMLAEKRNDLAQMEKDLRLIIQRDPDNAMALNALGYTLSDRTTRYDEAKVLIEQAHQLNPEDPAVLDSLGWVNFRLGNLDEAERLLRQALERFPDQEVAAHLGEVLWANGKQREARQIWSKFLKDQPDSPILRSTIKRLTGSETL, encoded by the coding sequence ATGAATAGATCTTCCGCGTTGCTCCTCGCTTTTGCCTTGCTCAGCGGCTGCCAGTCCATGGCCCCCGTGTCGACGGACGGCACGCCGCCGGTCGAAGACAGCACGCAGGCGCCTGAAAAAACCAAGGTCTACGGCTCGTTCAGCGAAGAAACCATCTTCAGCCTGTTGAGTGCCGAACTGGCGGGCCAGCGCAATCGCTTCGACATTGCGCTGGACAACTACGTGACCCAGGCCATCAACACCCAGGACCCGGGCATCTCCGAGCGGGCGTTTCGCATCGCCGAGTACCTGGGAGCCGACCAGCCCGCACTGGATACCGCGCTGATCTGGGCCAAGAATGCCCCGGACGATCTTGACGCGCAGCGCGCTGCCGCCGTGCAACTGGCGCGGGCCGGACGCTACGACGACTCCATGATGTATATGGAGAAGGTCCTGCTGGGCAAGGGCGACACCCATTTCGACTTCCTTGCGCTGTCCGCCGCCGACACCGACCAGGAAACCCGCAACGGCCTGATGAAAAGCTTCGACCGCCTGTTGCAGCGTCACCCGAACAACGGCCAGCTGATTTTCGGCAAAGCCCTGCTGCTGCAACAGGATGGCGACACCCAGGGCGCCCTCACCCTGCTGGAAGACAACCCACCGGAAGCCGGTGAAGTGGCGCCGATCCTGCTGCGCGCACGCCTGCTGCAAGGCTTGAACCGCGGCGACGAAGCGCTGCCGCTGCTGGAAAAAAGCATCAAGAAGTACCCGGACGACAAACGCCTGCGCCTCACCTACGCCCGCATGCTGGTGGAAAACAACCGCATGGACGACGCCAAGGTGGAGTTCTCCAGCCTGGTCCAGCAGTACCCGGAAGACGACGAGCTGCGCTATTCCCTGGCGCTGGTTTGCCTGGAAGCCAAGGCCTGGGACGAGGCCAAGGGTTATCTGGAAGACCTGATCGCTCGGGAGAGCCATGTCGACTCGGCTCACCTGAACCTGGGGCGCATCGCTGAAGAGCGCAACGACCCCGAGACCGCGTTGATCGAGTATGCCCAGGTCGGCCCGGGCAACGACTATCTGCCGGCGCAATTGCGCCAGGCCGATATCCTGATGAGCAACGGCAAGACCGCCGAGGCCCAGAGCCGCCTCGCCGTACAGCGCGACTCCCAGCCGGACTACGGCATCCAGCTGTACCTGATCGAAGCCGAGACCCTGTCGGCCAACAATCAGGGCGACAAAGCCTGGAACGTGTTGCAACAAGCCTTGAAGCAGTACCCGGACGATCTGAACCTGCTGTACACCCGTGCGATGCTGGCGGAAAAGCGCAATGACCTGGCCCAGATGGAAAAAGACCTGCGCCTGATCATCCAGCGTGACCCGGACAACGCCATGGCCCTCAACGCCCTGGGCTACACCTTGTCGGATCGCACCACCCGCTACGACGAAGCCAAGGTGCTGATCGAGCAGGCCCACCAGCTCAATCCGGAAGACCCGGCGGTGCTCGACAGCCTCGGCTGGGTGAACTTCCGGCTGGGCAACCTCGATGAAGCCGAACGCCTGTTGCGCCAAGCCCTGGAGCGTTTCCCCGATCAGGAGGTCGCCGCTCACCTGGGCGAGGTCCTGTGGGCCAATGGCAAACAACGCGAAGCCCGGCAGATCTGGAGCAAGTTCCTCAAGGACCAGCCCGACAGTCCCATTTTGCGCAGCACCATCAAACGCCTGACCGGATCAGAGACCCTTTAA
- the lolB gene encoding lipoprotein insertase outer membrane protein LolB encodes MFLRHFIVFSFIALLAGCAGFGARESVQGHGSPAQWREHKQQLSGLDGWQIDGKIGIRAPKDSGSGTLFWLQRQDYYDIRLSGPLGRGAARLTGRPGQVSLEVANQGRYEAPTPEALLEEQLGWKLPVSHLTWWVRGLPAPDSKSRLTLDADSRLSNLEQDDWQIEYLSYAQQNGYWLPERIKLHGSNLDVTLVIKQWQPRKLGQ; translated from the coding sequence ATGTTTTTGCGCCATTTCATCGTGTTCAGCTTTATCGCCCTGCTCGCCGGTTGCGCGGGCTTCGGCGCCCGTGAATCCGTCCAGGGCCACGGCAGCCCGGCCCAGTGGCGTGAACACAAGCAACAACTGAGCGGCCTCGACGGCTGGCAAATCGACGGCAAGATCGGCATCCGCGCACCGAAGGATTCAGGCAGCGGCACGTTGTTCTGGTTGCAACGCCAGGACTACTACGACATTCGCCTGTCAGGGCCTCTGGGTCGCGGTGCGGCCCGCCTGACCGGCCGGCCGGGCCAGGTCTCGCTGGAAGTCGCCAACCAGGGTCGCTATGAGGCGCCCACCCCAGAAGCGTTGCTCGAAGAACAACTGGGCTGGAAATTGCCGGTATCCCATCTGACCTGGTGGGTTCGCGGGCTACCCGCACCGGACAGCAAAAGCCGCCTGACCCTCGACGCCGACAGCCGCCTGTCCAACCTGGAACAGGATGACTGGCAGATCGAATACTTAAGCTATGCCCAGCAGAACGGCTACTGGCTGCCCGAACGCATCAAACTGCACGGCAGCAATCTCGACGTCACGCTGGTGATCAAGCAATGGCAGCCGCGCAAGCTGGGGCAATGA